TGCGCGAGCTGGCGGCGGACCGGCCCGCGAGTGCCGTGGCGGTGTGTGACGCCACCGGCTACCTCGATCCCGACCCCGTTGCCGAGGACCGCATCAGCCTGGGCGAGGCGGCGTTCGCGATCGACCCGCTCTCCTCCTCCGGGGTGGACAAGGCCCTGCAGAGCGCCATGGCCGGGGCGGTCACCGTACACACCCTGCTCGGCGGGGGCGGTGACCGACGGGCCGCGCTGGCCTACTACCGCGACAGCCAGCGCGCTTCGGTCGAGCAGCACACGCGCTGGGCCGGCGGCTACTACGAGGAACATCTGCCATACCGGGACAACGCCTTCTGGCGCCGCCGCGCCCGGCCACTCCCGGTCCCTGCGCCGGAACCCGCGCCCCGACCGGACCTCGCCGCCCTGATGCACCGACGGGTACGCCTGGCACCTGCCGGCCGGCTGACGAGCACCCCGTGCGTGGTGGGCGACCAAGTGGCCTTCCGCCCCGCGCTCGTCCATCCCGCGCTGCCCCGGCCGGTGGCCTACCTCGGTGGGCACGCGCTCGCCCCGCTGGTCGCCTCCCTGCACGGCGGACACACACTCGCCGAAACCCTGCGGGCCTGGAGCCGCACCATGTCGGCCGAGCAGGCCCTGACCGTCGCCCGCTGGCTGTACGGACAGGGTCTGCTGGTGCCCCAGCCGTAGTCCGACACCGCACGCCGCCGCCACGCCGGTCGAGCAGCTGATCGCGACACTCGGTCTCGCACGTGCTGACGGTGCACTCATCGATTGTTCCGCTCGGGTGATGATTCACCAGTCTCGTAGTGCTCGGACGACTGAGCGTGAATCAATAGTTCGTATGAAGCACGTTCTTCGCCTTGAGGGTGATCCATGACGCACACACAGACCCCGGCAGGCCCGATCAAGCACGTGGTGTGCATGGTTCAGGAGAACCACACCACGGACAACTACTTCCTCTCCATGGCGGCCTACGGCGCCAACATCGCCACTGGCTGGCAGGTCTCGCCGAATCCGCCGGCGATTGACCCGCCGCACGACCGGCACGCCTACTACCGCTGGCTCACGCAGCAGTCCACCGGTGACCATGTCCAGTTCGACACCACCTCGGTGCTGCCGTTCTACGCCTGGCTGGCTGCCAGCGGGGCGTTCCTGGAGAACCACTGCTCCGGGTTCGGGACCAACTCGACACCGAACCATCTGCTCATCGTCGGCGGTCAGTCCCCTACGCTGCGCAATCCCCGCCACAACACCCAGCCGGTGTGGGATCTGCCCTCCCTGCCGGGGCACGCTCAGGACAACGGCCTGAGCTGGAAGGCCTACACCGGCGCCACCGGCTACCCGGTCGAGTTCTACCAGCAGCTCAAGGGGTCGGCGAACATCGTCCGCTCGGCCAAGCCGTCGCAGCAGTTCCTCGACGATGCCGCCAACGGCTCCTTGCCGACGCTCGCCATGGTGTGGCACGACGAACCGTACGACGAGCACCCGACGGCGGACGTGTCACTCGGCATGGATGCGGTCTGGCAGGCCGTCGACGCGGTGGTACAGGCCGGGCGGTGGGACGAGACGGTCTTCTTGCTCACCTGGGACGACTGGGGCGGTTTCGACGACCACGTCGCCACGCCCAATGTGGAATACGCGCCCGATGGCGTGCAGTTGGCCTATGGACCACGGGTCCCGCTGCTGATGTTCGGCGGTCGGGTCCGTCCCGGCATCGACAGCCGGTGGTGCTCGCACGTCAGTCTGCCCAAGACCGCCCTGCAACTGCTCGGTCTGCCGCCACTCGGTGTACCCCGAGTGGACAATGACGGCGGCCTGGCGGACCTGGTCGACTTGGCCGGGGGAGGTGGCACTATGCCGCAACCGCCTGCCTATGGCAGCCAGATCATGCTGCCGGACCCGCCTCAGCCGACGCCGCAGCCGGCGCCTTTGCCGCCCTCGCCGGTCGCAAGTCCGAAGCTCGTGGATGAAGTGATCCTGCGCGATGGCACTTCGTTGGGCCGACCCCAGGACGTGCTCATCAGGACGCACTGACCCGTTGTCCCGCGAGCGCCCGCGATGGCGAACAGCTCGTTCGGTCTGCAGCGTGGACGACCGACCCGGCCGCGGACGGGCGGGACCGCGTCGAGCGGAGCAGGGGCTGCACTATCCGATCGCTCCCAACGACGGCTGCGCCTGAGTTCAGACGATGCACCGCGCTGGACGGAAGACGCACCGCGCGACGATCCCGCCCCGACGGGGCGGGATCCCGTCACAGCCTGATCACCGACACAGTGTCGGCGAAGAAGTTGGTCACGTAGAGGCGGGTTCCGTCCGGGCTGACCGCCACTCCCCGGGGTGCGCCACCGATCGGGATCGTGCCCACCACTTCCGCTCGCCCGGGATCGATCACCGACACGCTGTCGAAGGGGAAGTGGGCCACGTACACCCGGTCCCCGTCGGGGCTCACCGCCACACCGTACGGGCCTTCGGCGACCGGGACACGGCTGATCAGCGTTCCCCCGGCGATGTCGACGACGGACACCTGGTGGGAGAAGTAGTGGGTCACGTAGAGAGATCGTCCGTCGGGGCTCACCGCCAGGCCGACCGGAAAGTCGAGGCCGGTGAACGTTCCGAAGTCCCCCTTCGCAAACCGGTCGGTGACCAACACCCGGTCTTCGAGAGCCAGCGCCAGATAGACCTGCCTTCCGTCGGGACCGACCGCCACCCCGTACGGCGCATGGTTGAAGCCACTGCCGAACACATCGTCCGGAAGGTTGATCACGATCAGCACCTTGGAGTCCGGAACCGTGACGTGCAGGTGCTGGCCGTCGGGATTGGCCGCCACACCGTACGGACCCTCGTCGACCGCGAAGGTGGCCACCACCTCCCCGCGGGAGAGATCGACCTCCGACACCGAATTCCCCTTGAATTCGGTCACGTACAGACGGGTCCCGTCCGGGCTCACCGCCACGCTGTGCGGGCTCTGCCCGACCGGGATGGTGGTGACCCCTTCCCCGACCGGGGGAGACGTTTCGGTCCGGGGCACCAGCCGGTTCTTCTGCCGGGCCGCTTCGAGAAGGCGCTGCAACGGCGGGTCCATGTGTGCCGCTGCCAGTTCCCGGCTGTCGCGTTCGATGGTCATGATGTGTCCTGCCTGCTGTGGGACGGACGCGCGGCGGTCACAGGCCGCGCAGGAACGGCAGCGAGGGCATGAAGAAGTACTCGCCGCCCTTCATGGTCACGGCCTGCGCGGGGGCGGGGGTCTCCTGAGTCTCGCCGTCTCCCCAGGCTCGCGGCCATGTCTGCGCGGGTCGGCTGCCCTGGCCGATGACCGGGTCGAGCCCGGGCTGGGGAGCGGTGCCGTGCCCGGGGAATCCGGGGTTGTTCGCCCACCGCCGCTGCACGAACTCGAACTGCTGACCAAGCTCGGAGTTGAATGCCATGAACAGCAGGCCGACGCCGGTCTCGGGCTGGTCACCCTCGGTACGTTCCCCGTAGGTCTGTCCCCGCCGCGCCATCAGGTGCAGCCTCTCCTGATCCGGCGGTTCGAAGCCACCGGATCCGCGTGGGTTGGTCTTGCGGATGTGTGCCTGGAACGGGCACTTGTGGGCAGCGCTGTCGCTGGCGTAGGTGAAGTTGTTCATCACCGGCTTCTGCGCTCCGGCCTCCGCCTGCAGCGTGAGCGGGGTGCCGTCCTCGAAACGGCCGACGAGCATCGCACCGGCTCGCT
Above is a genomic segment from Streptomyces fodineus containing:
- a CDS encoding alkaline phosphatase family protein, coding for MVQENHTTDNYFLSMAAYGANIATGWQVSPNPPAIDPPHDRHAYYRWLTQQSTGDHVQFDTTSVLPFYAWLAASGAFLENHCSGFGTNSTPNHLLIVGGQSPTLRNPRHNTQPVWDLPSLPGHAQDNGLSWKAYTGATGYPVEFYQQLKGSANIVRSAKPSQQFLDDAANGSLPTLAMVWHDEPYDEHPTADVSLGMDAVWQAVDAVVQAGRWDETVFLLTWDDWGGFDDHVATPNVEYAPDGVQLAYGPRVPLLMFGGRVRPGIDSRWCSHVSLPKTALQLLGLPPLGVPRVDNDGGLADLVDLAGGGGTMPQPPAYGSQIMLPDPPQPTPQPAPLPPSPVASPKLVDEVILRDGTSLGRPQDVLIRTH
- a CDS encoding YncE family protein, with protein sequence MTIERDSRELAAAHMDPPLQRLLEAARQKNRLVPRTETSPPVGEGVTTIPVGQSPHSVAVSPDGTRLYVTEFKGNSVSEVDLSRGEVVATFAVDEGPYGVAANPDGQHLHVTVPDSKVLIVINLPDDVFGSGFNHAPYGVAVGPDGRQVYLALALEDRVLVTDRFAKGDFGTFTGLDFPVGLAVSPDGRSLYVTHYFSHQVSVVDIAGGTLISRVPVAEGPYGVAVSPDGDRVYVAHFPFDSVSVIDPGRAEVVGTIPIGGAPRGVAVSPDGTRLYVTNFFADTVSVIRL